One Castanea sativa cultivar Marrone di Chiusa Pesio chromosome 4, ASM4071231v1 DNA window includes the following coding sequences:
- the LOC142630554 gene encoding uncharacterized protein LOC142630554 isoform X2 translates to MPCSEKEALVRLFYNVSSSFQILFLFFYCSSFILPKFFHFLGRNPILQRNQNRYEYNFSEDEAEEEEKEDEEEDDRHFHVECNEKDLLVADIIGGGESLLFLPKHPRRNQTLSEEFITPQESLFEDPDEDYALEIENLSVTCVHESEEEHEVEDVFEEEIPTRDADSVYNSETNQGGPSMLISKDLRKSEVEDSDKNCDDYHNREYESKKSETTNFSEDEKFFIFAPPKSERKKSIVQEKEDEIFGDSCTAGSTSKSSSEWRSSVNYTEDPLSSSSRRSCPKWESYTMFQKYDEEMMFLDRISAQKLHETESLRSVLVGPRSMSERIVHKIATIKKRPSDTRQNPYNELEAAYVAQICLTWEALNWNYKNFLQKRASWHDNDPGCPAHVAQEFQQFQVLLQRYIENEPYEQGRRPEIYARMRLLAPKLLLVPEYRDSEDDQKEDGFGSRISSEDFLLILEDGIRTFMNFLKADKEKPCQVISAFFRRNRRGSVDPTLLHLMKKVNQKKKMKLKDLRHPRVCLMRKRKLKVNEEMEILMGLIDLKVVSRVLRMNDIVEEQTHWCEEKMSKVRVVEGKLQRDSSPLFFPAH, encoded by the exons ATGCCATGTTCAGAAAAAGAAGCTCTTGTTAGGCTGTTCTACAATGTCTCGAGCTCATTCCAGATCCTATTCCTCTTCTTCTACTGCTCCTCCTTTATACTACCCAAGTTCTTCCATTTTCTTGGCAGAAATCCAATACTTCAAAG AAACCAAAATCGATATGAATATAACTTCTCCGAGGatgaagcagaagaagaagaaaaagaagatgaagaagaagatgatagGCATTTTCATGTTGAGTGCAACGAAAAAGATCTTCTTGTAGCTGACATCATTGGTGGCGGAGAATCACTATTGTTTTTGCCAAAACACCCTCGGAGGAATCAAACTCTTTCTGAAGAATTCATAACTCCACAAGAGAGCTTATTTGAAGACCCAGATGAAGATTATGCCCTTGAAATTGAAAACCTCTCTGTTACATGTGTTCATGAATCTGAAGAAGAGCATGAAGTAGAAGATGTGTTTGAAGAAGAGATTCCTACAAGAGATGCTGATTCAGTTTACAACTCTGAAACAAATCAAGGTGGGCCCTCCATGCTGATTTCTAAAGACCTACGCAAAAGTGAAGTGGAAGACAGTGACAAAAACTGTGACG ACTATCATAATCGAGAATATGAAAGCAAGAAGTCAGAGACAACAAATTTCTCAGAGgatgagaaattttttatttttgcaccACCCAAGTCAGAGAGAAAGAAGTCTATAGTTCAAGAAAAGGAGGATGAGATATTTGGTGATTCATGCACTGCTGGCTCTACATCTAAGAGCTCATCAGAGTGGAGAAGCTCAGTTAATTATACTGAGGATCCACTTTCTTCTTCCTCACGAAGGAGTTGTCCCAAATGGGAATCGTACACAATGTTTCAAAAATATGATGAGGAAATGATGTTCCTAGACAGAATAAGTGCACAAAAGCTTCATGAAACTG AGTCACTTAGGTCTGTTCTAGTGGGTCCAAGATCAATGTCAGAGAGAATTGTTCACAAAAttgcaacaataaaaaaaaggccATCAGATACCCGTCAGAACCCATATAATGAACTGGAAGCAGCATATGTGGCACAGATTTGCTTAACATGGGAAGCTCTAAATTGGAACTACAAGAATTTTCTACAGAAGAGAGCTTCATGGCATGACAATGACCCTGGCTGTCCTGCCCATGTTGCGCAAGAGTTTCAGCAATTCCAGGTTCTTTTACAGCGATATATAGAAAATGAACCTTATGAGCAAGGCCGCAGACCTGAAATCTATGCTAGGATGAGGCTTTTGGCACCAAAGTTACTTTTAGTTCCAGAATACCGAG ATTCCGAAGATGATCAGAAGGAGGATGGTTTTGGATCAAGGATATCTTCAGAAGACTTTCTTCTAATATTGGAAGACGGCATCCGAACTTTCATGAATTTTCTCAAGGCTGACAAGGAGAAACCTTGCCAAGTTATATCAGCATTTTTTAGGAGAAATCGAAGAGGTTCAGTCGATCCAACTCTACTCCATCTAATGAAGAAAGTTAATCAAAAA AAAAAGATGAAGCTTAAAGATCTTCGCCATCCACGAGTATGCttgatgagaaaaagaaaattaaaggtGAACGAAGAGATGGAGATACTAATGGGTCTAATAGACCTGAAAGTGGTGTCTAGGGTTTTGCGAATGAATGACATTGTTGAAGAACAAACGCACTGGTGTGAAGAAAAGATGAGCAAAGTGAGAGTTGTGGAAGGAAAACTGCAAAGAGATTCCTCACCACTTTTCTTTCCTGCACACTGA
- the LOC142630554 gene encoding uncharacterized protein LOC142630554 isoform X1, producing MPCSEKEALVRLFYNVSSSFQILFLFFYCSSFILPKFFHFLGRNPILQRNQNRYEYNFSEDEAEEEEKEDEEEDDRHFHVECNEKDLLVADIIGGGESLLFLPKHPRRNQTLSEEFITPQESLFEDPDEDYALEIENLSVTCVHESEEEHEVEDVFEEEIPTRDADSVYNSETNQGGPSMLISKDLRKSEVEDSDKNCDEDYHNREYESKKSETTNFSEDEKFFIFAPPKSERKKSIVQEKEDEIFGDSCTAGSTSKSSSEWRSSVNYTEDPLSSSSRRSCPKWESYTMFQKYDEEMMFLDRISAQKLHETESLRSVLVGPRSMSERIVHKIATIKKRPSDTRQNPYNELEAAYVAQICLTWEALNWNYKNFLQKRASWHDNDPGCPAHVAQEFQQFQVLLQRYIENEPYEQGRRPEIYARMRLLAPKLLLVPEYRDSEDDQKEDGFGSRISSEDFLLILEDGIRTFMNFLKADKEKPCQVISAFFRRNRRGSVDPTLLHLMKKVNQKKKMKLKDLRHPRVCLMRKRKLKVNEEMEILMGLIDLKVVSRVLRMNDIVEEQTHWCEEKMSKVRVVEGKLQRDSSPLFFPAH from the exons ATGCCATGTTCAGAAAAAGAAGCTCTTGTTAGGCTGTTCTACAATGTCTCGAGCTCATTCCAGATCCTATTCCTCTTCTTCTACTGCTCCTCCTTTATACTACCCAAGTTCTTCCATTTTCTTGGCAGAAATCCAATACTTCAAAG AAACCAAAATCGATATGAATATAACTTCTCCGAGGatgaagcagaagaagaagaaaaagaagatgaagaagaagatgatagGCATTTTCATGTTGAGTGCAACGAAAAAGATCTTCTTGTAGCTGACATCATTGGTGGCGGAGAATCACTATTGTTTTTGCCAAAACACCCTCGGAGGAATCAAACTCTTTCTGAAGAATTCATAACTCCACAAGAGAGCTTATTTGAAGACCCAGATGAAGATTATGCCCTTGAAATTGAAAACCTCTCTGTTACATGTGTTCATGAATCTGAAGAAGAGCATGAAGTAGAAGATGTGTTTGAAGAAGAGATTCCTACAAGAGATGCTGATTCAGTTTACAACTCTGAAACAAATCAAGGTGGGCCCTCCATGCTGATTTCTAAAGACCTACGCAAAAGTGAAGTGGAAGACAGTGACAAAAACTGTGACG AAGACTATCATAATCGAGAATATGAAAGCAAGAAGTCAGAGACAACAAATTTCTCAGAGgatgagaaattttttatttttgcaccACCCAAGTCAGAGAGAAAGAAGTCTATAGTTCAAGAAAAGGAGGATGAGATATTTGGTGATTCATGCACTGCTGGCTCTACATCTAAGAGCTCATCAGAGTGGAGAAGCTCAGTTAATTATACTGAGGATCCACTTTCTTCTTCCTCACGAAGGAGTTGTCCCAAATGGGAATCGTACACAATGTTTCAAAAATATGATGAGGAAATGATGTTCCTAGACAGAATAAGTGCACAAAAGCTTCATGAAACTG AGTCACTTAGGTCTGTTCTAGTGGGTCCAAGATCAATGTCAGAGAGAATTGTTCACAAAAttgcaacaataaaaaaaaggccATCAGATACCCGTCAGAACCCATATAATGAACTGGAAGCAGCATATGTGGCACAGATTTGCTTAACATGGGAAGCTCTAAATTGGAACTACAAGAATTTTCTACAGAAGAGAGCTTCATGGCATGACAATGACCCTGGCTGTCCTGCCCATGTTGCGCAAGAGTTTCAGCAATTCCAGGTTCTTTTACAGCGATATATAGAAAATGAACCTTATGAGCAAGGCCGCAGACCTGAAATCTATGCTAGGATGAGGCTTTTGGCACCAAAGTTACTTTTAGTTCCAGAATACCGAG ATTCCGAAGATGATCAGAAGGAGGATGGTTTTGGATCAAGGATATCTTCAGAAGACTTTCTTCTAATATTGGAAGACGGCATCCGAACTTTCATGAATTTTCTCAAGGCTGACAAGGAGAAACCTTGCCAAGTTATATCAGCATTTTTTAGGAGAAATCGAAGAGGTTCAGTCGATCCAACTCTACTCCATCTAATGAAGAAAGTTAATCAAAAA AAAAAGATGAAGCTTAAAGATCTTCGCCATCCACGAGTATGCttgatgagaaaaagaaaattaaaggtGAACGAAGAGATGGAGATACTAATGGGTCTAATAGACCTGAAAGTGGTGTCTAGGGTTTTGCGAATGAATGACATTGTTGAAGAACAAACGCACTGGTGTGAAGAAAAGATGAGCAAAGTGAGAGTTGTGGAAGGAAAACTGCAAAGAGATTCCTCACCACTTTTCTTTCCTGCACACTGA